GCCGCAGCCGGATCACGTTCAGGCGGTGGAACAAGTCTTCGCGGAACAGGCCGTCGCGGACCCGCTGTTCCAGATTCTGATGGGTGGCGGCGATCACCCGCACATTGGCCTTGATCGGCGTATGGCCGCCGACGCGGTAGAACTGGCCGTCCGACAGCACGCGCAGCAGCCGGGTTTGCAGCTCGGTGGGCATGTCGCCGATTTCATCCAGGAACAGCGTGCCGCCCTCGGCTTCTTCAAAACGGCCGCGCCGGGTGGCCAGCGCGCCGGTGAAGGCACCTTTCTCGTGGCCGAACAGTTCCGATTCCAGCAGGTCCTTGGGAATGGCGGCGGTGTTGAGCGCGATGAAAGGCTTGCCGGCGCGCACCGAATGGCGGTGCAGCGCCTCGGCCACGCGCTCCTTGCCGGTGCCGGATTCGCCAGTGATCAGCACGGTGACGTTGGATTGCGCCAGCCGGCCGATGGCGCGGAACACGTCCTGCATCGCCGGGGCCTGGCCCAGCAGCACCGGTATCGCTTCCAGACTGTCGCCGCCTTCGGCCTGCGGCTGGTTTTCCGCCAGCGCGCGTTCGATCAGCAGCACCGCCTGATCGATGTCGAAGGGCTTGGGCAGGTATTCGAAGGCGCCGCCCTGGAAGGCCGACACGGCTGAGTCCAGGTCGGAGTGGGCGGTCATGATGATGACCGGCAGCTGCGGGTGCTCTTGCTTGACCTTGGCCAGGAACTTCAAGCCGTCGGTGCCAGGCATGCGGATGTCGGAGATGATGGCTTGCGGAATGTCGTCGTACAGCGCGTTCAGCGCGTCGTCGGCGCTGGCGAAGCTGGAAAAGCCGATGCCGGCGCGGGTCATCGCCTTTTCCAGCACCCAGCGTATCGCCTTGTCGTCATCGATGATCCAGACGGGTTGGGCCATGATGGTTCTCCTCGCGTTCTTTATTATCGTTTCGGTTGCGTTGTCAGCCGCCGCTTTCCAGGTGGAAGGGCAGCAGCACGGTGAAGCAGGTCTGGCCGGGGCGGGATTCGAACTCTATGCTGCCGCCGTGCTGGTGGACGAAAGCTTGCGCCAGCGTCAGCCCCAAGCCGGTGCCCTCGGCGCGGCCGGTGACCAAGGGATAGAAGATGTGATCCTTGATCTCGTCCGGAATGCCGGGGCCGTTGTCTATGATTTGCAGCTTGAGCGCCAGCTGGTGGCGCTTGCGGGCCAGCGTGATCTGGCGCGCCACCCGGGTGCGCAGCGTGATCTGCCCTTGGCCGCGCATCGCCTGCACCGCGTTGTTGACGATATTGAGCACCACCTGGATCAGCTGCTCCTTGTCGGCTGACAGCATGGGCAGGCTGGTGTCGTAATCGCGGATCACCGCCAGGCTGTGCGGATGCTGGGCCAGGGCGATGCTGCGCACCCGCTCCAGAACCTCGTGGATGTTGATCTGGCTGCGGGTATGGCTGCGATGCGGCGCCAGCAGCCGGTCCACCAGGGTTTGCAGCCGCAGCGCCTCCTCGGTGATGACCTCGGTGTATTCCTTCAGCTCCGGCCGGTCGGCCAGTTCGTGTTCCAGCAACTGCGCCGCGCCGCGTATGCCGCCCAGCGGGTTCTTGATTTCATGCGCCAGGTTGCGGATCAGCTCACGGTTGGCCTGGTGCTGCAGCAGCAGCCTTTCTTCGTTGGCGATCTTCAGTTGCTGGTCCAGCGGGCGCAATTCGATCAGCGCCAGCTGGCCATCGACATCGACCGGGGTGATGGACAGCGTGACGTGCAAGGCGGCGTCATTGTGCTGCGGCTTCAGTTCCAGATCGTGTTCGATATAACTGGCGCCCTGGCCCAGGGCGGTGTCCAGCGCCTGGCGCAGGGCGGGGCAGGGGTGGAACAGCTCGGTCAGGCTATGGCGCAGCAGCTCCCGGCTGCCCAGCGCCAGCAGGTTTTCGCAGGCGGGGTTGACGAATTGCAGCGAGGCGTTGGCGTCGCAGATCAGGACCGGCGTGTCTAATAATTCCAGTCCGGCAAAGCTGGGAGTCGGCATCGGCATCCGCGGGTTGTCCAGAATGAAGGGCTTGGCCTGATACAGCAATAAACGCGCCAGCTTTGCACGGCCGCAATGACGGCGGGAAGCGAGCGGCGCAGGCCAAGGCTGGACTTATTTTGCACCAATATGGTGCATTTGTCAGGGCTGGCCCAGCTCGTCCTTCAGCGCCGCGACGTTTTTCTCGCGGTCGGTGACTTCATCCTGCAGTTTTTTCACCCGGTCCAGGTACTTCTGGTAATTGCGGGCCTCGTCGCCCAGCCGGGTGGCTTTGCCGTCGGCCAGCGCTTTTTGCGCGGCCGCTAGGGCTTTCTGCTCATTGGCGAGTTCGGTTTCCAATATCTTGCGCCTGCCGTTGTCGCGCTGCTTTTGCGTATCGGCGTCGACGCTGGGATAGCTGCCTGATGCGGCCGGCTTGCCGACCGAGCTGCCGGCCTTGCGGCCCGGGTAGCTGGAGATGGGGTTGAGCGTGATCGGCTGCGCCCCGCGGATGGGCACATTGGTGTAGGTGACGTTGCCGTTGGCGTCGACATACTTGTAGATGGTGGCCGCCTGGGCAAGCCCGCAGCAAAACAGGATCAGGAAGGCAAGTGTCTTCATTGTCGGAAACGGGGTGGGTGCCCTTGCATGATAAGCCCAATCGACGGCGGCGTCATGAAGCGAATGGCCGGGAAATGAAAAACGGCAGCCTGGGCTGCCGTCTTGAGGTCGAGAATCCGAAAGGATTCAGCGAGTAGTACACGATGCCATTAAAACCAATGCTTTCGCCCTGCATCAAGCAAAACAGGGGACAAAACAGGGGACAGCCAGAGCCTGCTAGGGGGTAATTTGAGCGGATGCACCGTCTTGGTGCGGGTTTTCGCGGCTGCTCTGCGATGGCGCATCGCATGGGGTTAATGCCACACGCGACCACGCGGCCGGCTCAGACCGCCAGCAGCTCATTCATGGGGTTGGTTTTCGCAAACGCACTCGAACGGCACTCGCGCCCCCTGGCGCCCATACATCAGAGCATTGCATGGGATTGTTTTCGCAGTCGTTCATGGGGTTGATTTCGCAAATCAGCCGATCAGGTGATTGATGGCCGTCTGAGCGGCGTCGATTCCGTCCACCTTGAAGGGCATGTGCTGCGTTTCCTGCCGGAGCTGGTCAAGGATGGCTTGGGCCTTCAGGGCGTGATACTGGCGAACGGACTTCAGCGACGCGGCCTGGGCGTGCTCGATGTGCTCGTTGATGGCGATGAAGTGCGATTCAGCCACGCGCGCCGGCGTGTCCTGGCCATGCCGCAGCGGGACAACATAGTCCGGCTCACGGTAGATGACGATGCGGTCGCGCGGCCGGGCCAGTTGGGCGACGATGCCCAGCACGATGAAGATGATGAAGATAATCGACATTCGATCAGCATAGCACCGGCGCCGGCTTCAGTCTGCTGCTGGGCTGTCCACGGCCTATCCGTCGAGTGCTCTAATTCTGCGGATCTGCAGAATAAGCGCCTGTTTGCGCCTGCGGGACGGCTAGAAGGTGGGGCGCGTTGGCGGCGCTGAATGCTTACTTTTGCTTACCGGGCGGCTGTTCGTCGCCGGCGGCCCGGTGTCAGGTTTTGACAGGTCTCTGCGGCATGCTTGGCTTCATCGTTTTTCGTCGCCTCGCGCGCCACTCCATCGCCCAAAATGCTAACAATTACTAACATCTCATGGGGTTTGCTTGTGCCGCGACTGACACCATCATTTACCATCGCCCGCAGCGCCACTGCATCGCCCCAGATGCCAACAATTGCCAACCTCTTGGCCTGCCCTGTTGCCTTGGCATCGCCGGGCATGCCGCCTTAGGATTTCTTAGGGATGTGATGGCGGCCGCTTCGCCCGGCAAACTGTAGTTTTCTCTAGTCTTCATGGGGTCCGCTTCGCGCGCGCCTTATGATTTCCTAGTAGACCAGTGCTGTTTGCTTCGCGCGAACCTTATCATTTCTTATCAGCCTCGTGCGGTTGCGCCCTCCGCGAAACCCTAGCAATTTCTAGCATTTCACGGGGTTTCGCTCCAGGCGCTGACGTTATAAAGCGTTATCGCTCTCAGGCCGCAAGGTCAACATTTCTCAACACGTCATGGGGTTTGCTTGCGCTTCGGCGTGGTGCCGTTCTGCGCGGCCCGCCTCTTGCCTTCCTTGGTGCGCGGCCCGGTGGAAAGCCCGCCATGCAGCTTGCAGCGGCCGTTGCCGTAAATCGAGGTGAGCTTGCAGGGCGTGCCAGCTCTCGTCTTCGCGCCGCATGTCAGCCCCCTGCACTCCTCAGGGTAAGGCGGGGTGTCCGGCAGCACGGGCCGCGGCAGGAATTTGCCCGTCTCCTCGAAATATCGGTCAAAGCGGCGACAGTGCTTCGCCATCAGCCGTTCCCGCTCCCTGGTGATCCGGTCATGCTCGGCGTTGTAGGCTTTCAGCAGCCGCCGGCGCTCGTCGTCGTTCGTGGCCATCTTCCCGACGCCTCCATGGGGTTTGTTTTGGAAATGGCGGCGGCGTCCCAAACTGAGGCCCTGTAATTCTTATGCGGGGTCACTCCGGCCGCCTCGCTCTCTCCTCTGTCCCAAACTGAAGGTCTCGGAGATCCGGCGCCGGCAAATGGGAAAAGCCCGCGCGCGGCGGGCCTTGAGCGCTGCTTGCCCTGGTGGTCAGCCAAACGTACCGGCGGCGGCCAGCTCCCCGCTGGGCAGCTCGTACACGGTAAAGCCACGCTGTAGGCCGGCCACGTCCTCTTGCAGATCCGGGCGCGGGATGGCGCCGGTCTTCGCGCGCCAGCTGGTCAAGTCCTGATGCTCCTTTGATACGCTGGTGCCGGTGGCTTTGAAGCGGCTGAGGTTGCCGCCCTTGGCGATCTTTGCGATTCCGATCATGTGATTTCCTTTGCGGGTGTTTGAGGCCCGGCCACCTGGCTGAGCCTTACGATTTCTTACGGTGGGTGGCTATGCTTGCCTCGGCGCGGCCGGCGGAATGTCGATTGTCAGCGAGCGAACGCCTATGCGCTGCATGGCCCGAATGGCGGCCTCGGCGGTGACGAACTGGCGCGGCTGGCCATTGGCCTTGCGGTAGGCGTCGCCTTGCAACTGGACTTGGTAATAACCGGGGAAGCCGGTCAAGGTGGCGGTGCGGTCTTGGGTCTGGGTCATGGCATAGTGTGATGTTATAACATAACAATCGCAGTTTAGCAGAATGTGGATTTCAAAGAAAAGAGGCGCGATGCGGGTCGCGCCTGGTGGGGGTGAGCTGGTGGTGATGCCAGCCGCTGGCCGGGCTGGCTTTCTGGGATCGCGTATATATAGCGAAAACATGCGGGAACAGCGGGAACGCGGGAGCAAGACTTGCAAGTCATTGAAAATAAAGAAATATGATATTCCCGCTCTGTTCCCGCTTAGGGTGTTTTGTTCCCGCCTACTGTCGCCTGGCTGGCGATGTGTTCCCGCCTTGTTCCCGCTCTGTTCCCGCATTTTGGCGGGGTGCGGGAACAGGCAGAACCCTTGCCTGGCGAGGCTTACAGGCGGATTTTGTGGGGCTGTTCCCGCGTTCCCGCCTGTTTGCATGATTTCCTACACGTGCGCGCGCACAAGCTGGCCGCCGTTTCGGTCAAAACATACGATTTCGTATCTTCAGCACCGAAACCGGAAATCCGGTTTTCGCTGCCATCGCCCAGGGCATGATTGGCCGGCCCGTCAGCCCTCTTGCATGCGTCGTTCAATCATCGCCGCGACAGTGTGCTGTCCTACCGCGTTCACGGCTTTGTCCAGGGCCGGCAGCAGCCGGCGCGCATCACGCGGGCCGCACAGCAGCATGGTTTCCAGATACTCGGCTTGCGGATAGTGATTGGAGCGCATCAGGGCCACGAAATCTTCAATCACGCCCTTGGCCTTGCTGATGGTGGCGGGGCTGTTGTCCTCGTCGTCCAGGAAGCCCGCCGTAATCAGCAGCATGGCCGGCAGGCTCAGTTGTACTTCGCCGTCAGGGGCGCCAGGTATCGGGCGGATATGGTCGCGTGGGTTGAATGGCTTGGTCATGTTGTTTCCTTGGGATCGTGCATATATAAGCAAAAAAGTGCTGGAACAGCTGGAACACTGGAACAATGAGTGTAAGACGATGATTTTAAATGAATAATCTGTT
The Chromobacterium sp. IIBBL 290-4 DNA segment above includes these coding regions:
- the ntrC gene encoding nitrogen regulation protein NR(I) yields the protein MAQPVWIIDDDKAIRWVLEKAMTRAGIGFSSFASADDALNALYDDIPQAIISDIRMPGTDGLKFLAKVKQEHPQLPVIIMTAHSDLDSAVSAFQGGAFEYLPKPFDIDQAVLLIERALAENQPQAEGGDSLEAIPVLLGQAPAMQDVFRAIGRLAQSNVTVLITGESGTGKERVAEALHRHSVRAGKPFIALNTAAIPKDLLESELFGHEKGAFTGALATRRGRFEEAEGGTLFLDEIGDMPTELQTRLLRVLSDGQFYRVGGHTPIKANVRVIAATHQNLEQRVRDGLFREDLFHRLNVIRLRLPPLRERREDIPLLAKHFLAKSASQLGVEPKRLSEAAMSLIQRSAFTGNVRELENLCQWICVMAPGQTVEIADLPPELREGPSILTAGLDELDWEMPLMEEISRRLRAGETGIADDLTRRFESACIRSSLAHTGGRKVEAAHLLGWGRNTLTRKIQELGLETGAALDNY
- the glnL gene encoding nitrogen regulation protein NR(II); its protein translation is MLYQAKPFILDNPRMPMPTPSFAGLELLDTPVLICDANASLQFVNPACENLLALGSRELLRHSLTELFHPCPALRQALDTALGQGASYIEHDLELKPQHNDAALHVTLSITPVDVDGQLALIELRPLDQQLKIANEERLLLQHQANRELIRNLAHEIKNPLGGIRGAAQLLEHELADRPELKEYTEVITEEALRLQTLVDRLLAPHRSHTRSQINIHEVLERVRSIALAQHPHSLAVIRDYDTSLPMLSADKEQLIQVVLNIVNNAVQAMRGQGQITLRTRVARQITLARKRHQLALKLQIIDNGPGIPDEIKDHIFYPLVTGRAEGTGLGLTLAQAFVHQHGGSIEFESRPGQTCFTVLLPFHLESGG
- a CDS encoding HGGxSTG domain-containing protein; amino-acid sequence: MATNDDERRRLLKAYNAEHDRITRERERLMAKHCRRFDRYFEETGKFLPRPVLPDTPPYPEECRGLTCGAKTRAGTPCKLTSIYGNGRCKLHGGLSTGPRTKEGKRRAAQNGTTPKRKQTP
- a CDS encoding DUF4124 domain-containing protein, with translation MKTLAFLILFCCGLAQAATIYKYVDANGNVTYTNVPIRGAQPITLNPISSYPGRKAGSSVGKPAASGSYPSVDADTQKQRDNGRRKILETELANEQKALAAAQKALADGKATRLGDEARNYQKYLDRVKKLQDEVTDREKNVAALKDELGQP